The Methylomicrobium agile genome has a segment encoding these proteins:
- a CDS encoding sodium-dependent transporter has translation MANVKKTIHGEWSSRFAFILAATGSAVGLGNIWKFPYITGANGGGAFVLVYLLCVALIGIPLMMAETMLGRRTRQDPINTMEILTEEAGADKNWHYLGWMGVAAGVMILSYYSVIAGWSTAYVLKAFTGSFFDADPAVIKDIFDDFVSNPLRLTFWHSLFMIATLLIVVRGVNNGLEQAVRYLMPSLFGLMILLLGYAMTTSGYFDGFNFLFKPDFSKLTGDSVLTAMGQAFFTLSLGMGSVMVYGSYLSSDISIAKTSIIIAAADTFVALLAGLIIFPLVFTHGLHPDSGPGLIFKTLPIAFGSMTGGWFFGVLFFIVLAIAALTSSIALIEPAVAWLVESKGYSREKACTQAGLVAWALGLGTVFSFNIWSDVKLFERTFFDLIDYLTANLMLPVGGFCIAVFCGWIMHPRHSEQELNLGRPLWFKLWMLLVRYVAPLAVFLVFLHVVGVL, from the coding sequence ATGGCGAATGTGAAAAAAACGATTCACGGCGAATGGTCGTCGCGCTTTGCTTTCATCCTCGCGGCCACCGGTTCGGCGGTCGGCCTCGGCAATATCTGGAAATTCCCGTATATTACCGGCGCGAACGGCGGCGGGGCATTCGTCCTGGTGTACCTGCTGTGCGTCGCGCTGATCGGGATTCCGCTGATGATGGCCGAAACGATGCTCGGCCGGCGCACCCGCCAGGACCCGATCAATACGATGGAAATCCTGACCGAGGAAGCCGGCGCGGACAAGAACTGGCACTATCTGGGCTGGATGGGCGTCGCGGCGGGGGTGATGATTCTGTCCTACTACAGCGTGATCGCAGGCTGGTCCACCGCTTATGTGCTGAAAGCGTTTACCGGCAGCTTTTTCGACGCCGACCCGGCCGTGATCAAGGACATTTTCGACGATTTCGTCTCGAATCCGCTGCGCCTGACGTTCTGGCATTCGCTGTTCATGATTGCGACGCTGCTGATCGTGGTGCGCGGCGTAAACAACGGGCTGGAACAGGCCGTACGCTACCTGATGCCGAGCCTGTTCGGCCTGATGATCCTGCTGCTGGGCTATGCGATGACCACCAGCGGCTATTTCGACGGTTTCAACTTCCTGTTCAAGCCGGACTTCAGCAAGCTGACCGGGGATTCGGTATTGACCGCGATGGGCCAGGCGTTTTTTACGCTGAGCCTCGGCATGGGCTCGGTAATGGTGTACGGCTCGTATTTATCTTCCGACATTTCGATCGCAAAGACCTCGATCATCATCGCGGCGGCGGACACCTTTGTCGCGCTGCTCGCCGGCCTGATCATTTTTCCGCTCGTCTTTACGCACGGCCTGCATCCCGATTCCGGCCCCGGCCTGATCTTCAAGACCTTGCCGATCGCGTTCGGCTCGATGACCGGCGGCTGGTTTTTCGGGGTGCTGTTCTTTATCGTACTGGCGATCGCCGCGCTCACCTCCTCCATCGCGCTGATCGAACCCGCGGTCGCCTGGCTGGTCGAGAGCAAGGGTTACAGCCGCGAGAAAGCCTGTACCCAGGCGGGCCTTGTGGCCTGGGCATTGGGGCTCGGCACCGTATTTTCGTTCAATATCTGGTCGGACGTCAAACTGTTCGAGCGGACGTTTTTCGACTTGATCGATTATCTGACCGCCAACCTGATGCTGCCGGTCGGCGGCTTCTGCATCGCGGTATTTTGCGGTTGGATCATGCACCCTCGGCACAGCGAACAGGAACTGAACCTGGGCCGGCCGCTCTGGTTCAAGCTGTGGATGCTGCTGGTCCGTTATGTCGCCCCGCTGGCGGTATTCCTCGTCTTTCTGCATGTGGTGGGAGTGCTGTAA
- the smpB gene encoding SsrA-binding protein SmpB, with product MADKKSKKNKSQQNSTIAVNRQATHEYFIEERYEAGLVLEGWEVKSLREGKVQLKESYVSIKRGEAWLSGAHISPLLSASTHIRPEAVRAKKLLLNRHELNKLIGSVERKGYTIIPLSLYWKHGRAKLEIGLAKGKQLHDKRASAKDRDWQREKARIMKHG from the coding sequence ATGGCCGATAAAAAATCCAAAAAGAACAAGAGTCAGCAAAATTCCACCATCGCGGTGAACCGGCAGGCGACCCATGAATATTTCATCGAAGAACGCTACGAGGCGGGGCTGGTGCTGGAAGGATGGGAGGTTAAAAGCCTGCGCGAAGGCAAGGTGCAATTGAAGGAAAGCTACGTGAGCATCAAGCGCGGCGAAGCCTGGCTGTCCGGCGCGCATATCTCGCCGCTGCTGTCCGCCTCGACCCATATCAGGCCCGAAGCGGTGCGCGCCAAGAAACTGCTGCTGAACCGGCACGAATTGAACAAATTGATCGGCTCCGTCGAGCGCAAGGGTTACACGATAATTCCGCTCTCGCTCTACTGGAAGCACGGCCGCGCCAAACTCGAAATCGGCCTTGCGAAAGGCAAGCAATTGCACGACAAGCGCGCCAGTGCGAAGGACCGGGATTGGCAGCGCGAAAAAGCCCGGATCATGAAACACGGTTGA
- a CDS encoding HopJ type III effector protein gives MSLAKFLEKVRKNEPVSFQDTISIISEHYDYHPVEFSNGLGDQRLVNSAGVNEGSCKIFAFALLHDLDKQQTLSLFGDFYRQEVLADPEGKSHQNIRNFIKYGWEGVQFEEMPLEEK, from the coding sequence ATGTCCCTTGCCAAATTTTTAGAAAAAGTTAGAAAAAACGAACCGGTCAGCTTTCAGGACACGATTTCGATAATCAGCGAACACTACGATTATCACCCGGTCGAATTCAGCAACGGCCTGGGCGATCAGCGCCTGGTCAATTCGGCGGGAGTCAACGAAGGATCCTGCAAGATCTTCGCCTTCGCACTGCTGCACGACCTGGATAAACAGCAAACCTTGAGTTTATTTGGCGATTTTTACCGGCAGGAGGTTCTGGCAGATCCCGAAGGCAAAAGCCATCAAAATATCCGCAATTTCATAAAATACGGCTGGGAAGGCGTACAGTTCGAAGAAATGCCGCTGGAAGAAAAATAA
- a CDS encoding sigma-70 family RNA polymerase sigma factor, which translates to MAVTISEGYFSELREETDQETVYPEFDGTAEKPESSTVNTVNTGESNMLIARELKIRKADLIDALLCSVLTPLWLLNEYERQFDKEPQEVDDEPKLSSELKSSLVLIHQSYQRFIHAGAGPEAQDLRQALQWFPFVFKDLTQLVDLHCYAALQATESSVGRRKLGARLRRRNARRCRADFDAILELDRQHFGAWEWLFPENKDRYEYVQGLLAKERLWLASRQQLVTANSGLVLYIANQYKGGFLDFDDLVQEGQTGLLKAADRYDYRLGFKFSTYAGYWIRQAISRALSRCERVVRIPCGQIGVINKFFRDREQLILRLGKEPSLQDLAGHTGLSLEEINKILAISQAAVPIEASAENDEDTYAPIDFLEQQVFSTPFGVLAQSDLEQLIEQAFRILSPREAKIISQHFGIDTEREKTLKEIGAELNLTRERVRQIEMAALNKIRSHYGGQLGNFL; encoded by the coding sequence ATGGCTGTCACGATATCGGAAGGATATTTTTCGGAATTGAGGGAAGAGACCGATCAGGAAACCGTCTACCCAGAGTTTGATGGGACGGCGGAAAAACCGGAAAGCTCCACCGTCAATACCGTCAATACGGGGGAGTCGAATATGTTGATTGCAAGGGAGCTGAAAATCCGCAAAGCCGACTTGATCGATGCATTGCTTTGTTCCGTGCTGACTCCCTTGTGGCTGCTTAATGAATATGAACGGCAGTTCGACAAAGAACCTCAGGAAGTCGACGATGAACCGAAGCTATCCTCCGAATTGAAGTCGTCCCTTGTTCTCATTCATCAGTCTTATCAGCGGTTCATTCATGCAGGCGCAGGTCCCGAGGCGCAGGATCTGCGGCAGGCTTTGCAATGGTTTCCCTTTGTATTCAAAGATCTGACGCAACTGGTCGATCTGCACTGCTATGCGGCTCTGCAGGCTACGGAAAGCAGTGTCGGGAGGCGAAAGCTCGGTGCGCGCCTGAGACGACGCAACGCCAGGCGGTGCAGGGCGGATTTCGACGCGATTCTCGAACTCGACCGGCAGCATTTCGGAGCATGGGAATGGCTTTTTCCCGAAAACAAAGACCGCTATGAATATGTTCAGGGCCTGCTTGCGAAGGAACGTCTCTGGCTTGCATCGCGCCAACAGTTGGTAACCGCAAATTCCGGCTTGGTTCTGTATATTGCGAATCAGTACAAAGGCGGTTTTCTGGATTTCGATGATTTGGTCCAGGAGGGCCAGACCGGTTTACTGAAAGCCGCAGACCGTTACGATTATCGGCTTGGATTCAAGTTTTCGACTTACGCGGGTTACTGGATCAGGCAGGCGATTTCCAGGGCACTGTCCCGTTGTGAACGAGTGGTCCGGATTCCGTGCGGACAAATCGGCGTGATCAACAAGTTTTTTCGGGATCGCGAGCAACTCATCCTGCGCCTCGGCAAGGAACCTTCCCTGCAGGATCTGGCCGGGCATACCGGTCTGTCGCTCGAAGAAATCAACAAAATTCTCGCGATTTCGCAGGCGGCGGTACCCATCGAGGCCTCCGCGGAAAATGACGAAGACACCTATGCCCCCATTGATTTTCTCGAACAGCAGGTTTTTTCCACGCCGTTTGGCGTGCTTGCGCAATCCGACCTTGAGCAGTTGATTGAACAAGCGTTCAGGATATTGAGTCCGAGAGAGGCAAAGATCATCAGTCAGCATTTCGGAATCGATACTGAGCGGGAAAAGACATTGAAGGAAATCGGGGCGGAATTGAATCTGACCCGGGAGCGGGTCAGGCAAATCGAGATGGCGGCATTGAATAAAATCAGATCCCATTACGGGGGGCAACTGGGCAATTTTCTGTAA
- the ftsH gene encoding ATP-dependent zinc metalloprotease FtsH, whose product MKSNLYNLLFWSILITGLILVFNRFNAPPPAMDGIAYSDFLAKVKAKQVTRVEIMGDHVKIRTNDGQDLETINPDDPHMIDDLLAAGVQIRTVAPPKQSFLMQIFVSWFPMLLLIAVWVIYMRRQQAGGAGSFGKSKAKLLEEDKRKVMFADVAGCEEAKEEVVELVDFLSDPQKFQKLGGQIPRGILMVGPPGTGKTLLARAIAGEAGVKFFTISGSDFVEMFVGVGASRVRDMFAQAKEHAPCIIFIDEIDAVGRQRGGAGFSGGNEEREQTLNQLLVEMDGFNGNEGVIVIAATNRADILDKALLRPGRFDRQVNVGLPDVKGREQILNVHIKKVPAGADVELKYIARGTPGFSGADLANLVNEAALFAARANKQEVTMADLEKAKDKLLMGAERHTMVMTEDDKRLTAYHEAGHCIVGRLVPEHDPVYKVSIMPRGRALGITMFLPEQDQYSASKRKLESQISSLFGGRIAEQMIYGGDRVTTGASNDIERATELARNMVKRWGFSDKLGPQVYGEESGQPFMGYASPGSSFSNEIAHQIDEEIKAVIDRNYHRAEQILTEHVDILHQMAEALMKWETIDKRQIDDLMAGQEPRPPLDDSDASGPTALHKPDKGDDKTVNVNKNKPVGQV is encoded by the coding sequence ATGAAATCCAATCTATATAACTTGCTGTTCTGGTCGATCCTGATCACCGGCTTGATATTGGTATTCAATCGCTTTAACGCGCCCCCGCCGGCAATGGACGGCATCGCTTATTCGGATTTCCTCGCCAAGGTCAAGGCAAAGCAGGTCACGCGCGTCGAAATCATGGGCGACCATGTCAAAATCCGTACCAACGACGGCCAGGATCTGGAAACGATCAATCCCGATGATCCGCACATGATCGACGATCTGTTGGCCGCCGGGGTGCAGATCCGTACCGTTGCGCCCCCCAAACAGTCGTTTTTGATGCAGATTTTCGTATCGTGGTTCCCGATGCTGTTGCTGATCGCGGTCTGGGTGATCTATATGCGGCGTCAACAGGCCGGCGGCGCGGGCAGTTTCGGCAAGAGCAAGGCGAAGCTGCTGGAAGAAGACAAGCGCAAAGTAATGTTTGCGGACGTGGCCGGCTGCGAGGAAGCGAAGGAAGAAGTGGTCGAACTGGTCGACTTCCTGTCCGATCCGCAGAAATTCCAGAAGCTGGGCGGCCAGATTCCGCGCGGGATTCTGATGGTGGGCCCGCCGGGCACCGGCAAGACCCTGCTGGCGCGGGCCATTGCCGGGGAGGCCGGAGTCAAGTTCTTCACCATCTCCGGCTCGGACTTCGTCGAAATGTTCGTCGGGGTCGGGGCGTCCCGGGTGCGGGACATGTTTGCGCAGGCCAAAGAGCATGCGCCCTGCATCATCTTCATCGACGAAATCGACGCGGTGGGCCGCCAGCGCGGCGGAGCCGGCTTCTCCGGCGGCAACGAAGAACGCGAACAGACCCTGAACCAATTACTGGTCGAGATGGACGGCTTCAACGGCAACGAAGGGGTGATCGTGATCGCGGCCACCAACCGCGCCGACATCCTCGACAAAGCCCTGTTGCGGCCCGGCCGTTTCGACCGCCAGGTCAACGTCGGCCTGCCCGATGTGAAAGGCCGCGAACAGATCCTGAACGTGCACATCAAGAAAGTGCCGGCCGGAGCCGACGTCGAACTCAAATACATCGCCCGCGGCACCCCGGGCTTCTCCGGGGCCGATTTGGCCAACCTGGTCAATGAAGCGGCCTTGTTTGCGGCCCGTGCCAACAAACAGGAAGTCACCATGGCCGACCTGGAGAAAGCCAAGGACAAACTGCTGATGGGGGCCGAACGCCACACCATGGTGATGACCGAAGACGACAAGCGGCTGACCGCCTACCACGAAGCCGGGCACTGCATCGTCGGGCGGCTGGTGCCCGAGCACGATCCGGTGTACAAGGTCAGCATCATGCCGCGGGGCCGGGCTTTAGGGATTACCATGTTCCTGCCCGAGCAAGACCAGTACAGCGCCAGCAAGCGCAAACTGGAAAGCCAGATCTCCAGCCTGTTCGGCGGGCGCATCGCCGAACAGATGATCTATGGCGGCGACCGGGTCACCACCGGCGCCTCCAACGACATCGAGCGGGCGACCGAACTGGCGCGCAACATGGTCAAGCGCTGGGGGTTCTCGGACAAACTCGGGCCGCAGGTATACGGCGAAGAGAGCGGCCAGCCGTTCATGGGCTACGCCTCGCCGGGCTCCTCGTTCTCGAACGAGATCGCCCACCAGATCGATGAAGAGATCAAGGCGGTGATCGACCGCAACTACCACCGGGCCGAGCAGATCCTGACCGAGCACGTCGACATCCTGCACCAGATGGCCGAGGCGCTGATGAAATGGGAAACCATCGACAAGCGCCAGATCGACGACCTGATGGCCGGCCAGGAGCCGCGGCCGCCGCTCGACGACAGCGATGCCTCCGGCCCCACGGCTTTGCACAAACCCGATAAGGGCGACGATAAGACCGTAAACGTAAATAAAAATAAACCGGTCGGACAGGTTTGA
- a CDS encoding MerR family transcriptional regulator, with the protein MTDIKDNPEQYSISTVAKRSGIKTELVRAWERRYQAVTPTRTAGGHRIYTEQDITRLTLLNQATTHGHNISRIAHYSLDELKKLLQAEEAVMPTKLIPITPVHPNKALAEEYIHKCYAAVIAFDGKTLESHFENAIVEFGIQNFIENLLDPLFILISERCKTGELRPVHEHMASSIIRSLIYLLRNNAPCPPSAPKMVVTTPVGQLHELGALLAAIIAELKGWQVTYLGANLPAEEIAAAAKFTDAAAVTLSVSSYAGDNVVPKELRKLRKLVGIDVAIIVGGRAAPHYESILNEVGVVKMQNFAHFRSYLDELEIQKGKKRA; encoded by the coding sequence CCAAACGATCCGGCATCAAAACCGAACTGGTCAGAGCCTGGGAGCGGCGCTATCAGGCGGTCACTCCAACCCGCACGGCCGGGGGGCATCGCATTTATACCGAACAGGACATTACCCGCCTGACGCTCCTGAATCAGGCCACGACCCATGGCCACAACATCAGCCGCATTGCCCACTACTCGCTCGATGAGCTGAAAAAATTACTGCAAGCCGAAGAGGCAGTAATGCCGACCAAACTGATCCCGATTACGCCTGTGCATCCCAACAAAGCGTTAGCGGAAGAATATATCCACAAGTGCTATGCGGCTGTCATCGCATTCGACGGCAAAACCCTGGAATCGCACTTCGAAAACGCAATCGTCGAATTCGGCATCCAGAATTTTATCGAAAATTTGCTGGATCCTTTGTTTATCCTGATCAGCGAGCGCTGTAAAACCGGCGAACTTCGGCCCGTGCACGAACATATGGCCTCTTCGATCATTCGCTCGCTGATCTATTTATTGCGTAACAATGCACCCTGCCCGCCTTCAGCGCCCAAAATGGTCGTTACCACGCCCGTCGGCCAATTGCACGAACTCGGCGCACTGCTGGCGGCTATTATCGCCGAATTGAAAGGTTGGCAAGTCACCTATTTAGGCGCGAATCTACCGGCTGAAGAAATCGCGGCCGCGGCCAAATTTACCGATGCGGCAGCCGTTACGCTCAGCGTCAGTTCCTACGCAGGCGACAATGTGGTGCCGAAAGAACTGAGAAAGCTAAGGAAACTGGTAGGCATTGACGTTGCAATCATCGTGGGAGGCCGTGCAGCCCCCCATTACGAATCCATACTGAATGAAGTCGGCGTGGTCAAAATGCAGAACTTCGCGCATTTTCGAAGTTATCTTGACGAACTGGAAATCCAGAAAGGCAAAAAGCGCGCATAA